In one Bacillus mesophilus genomic region, the following are encoded:
- a CDS encoding phosphatidylserine decarboxylase, with the protein MIKLFYRSLIELTNRPFLSKWLERLTRSKYSKVLIPSFTRVYKLNIEEMEKPISEYHTLHDLFTRKLKSTVRTVDTNPYSIISPVDGVLAEQGEITIDQTFVVKGKDYSIVEMLGEKEVATKYVEGKFVIIYLSPSHYHRIHTPISGKILSSWSLGTSSYPVNQWGILYGKSPFSKNFRVITEIQGDHTHMALVKVGAMFVNGIDLTHQGEHIEKGEEIAYFSFGSTVVLLFEKNTFTLSEEIKVGQEVKVGQPIGKITEDN; encoded by the coding sequence TTGATTAAACTTTTTTATCGTTCTCTTATTGAATTAACAAACAGGCCGTTTCTATCAAAATGGTTAGAAAGATTAACAAGATCTAAATATAGCAAAGTATTGATTCCATCGTTTACAAGGGTCTATAAATTGAACATAGAAGAAATGGAAAAACCAATTTCTGAATATCATACACTTCACGATCTTTTTACACGAAAATTAAAATCAACTGTGCGAACAGTTGACACTAATCCATATTCAATCATCTCTCCAGTGGACGGAGTATTGGCAGAACAAGGTGAAATAACGATAGATCAAACTTTTGTGGTAAAAGGAAAAGACTACTCTATTGTGGAGATGCTTGGTGAAAAGGAAGTAGCCACTAAATATGTAGAAGGTAAGTTTGTGATTATATATTTAAGTCCAAGCCATTATCATCGAATTCATACTCCTATCTCTGGTAAAATCCTCTCTTCCTGGTCACTAGGAACCTCCTCCTATCCAGTAAATCAGTGGGGAATTCTGTATGGAAAAAGTCCATTTTCCAAAAACTTTCGTGTGATTACAGAGATTCAAGGTGATCATACTCATATGGCGTTAGTAAAGGTAGGCGCAATGTTTGTAAACGGTATTGATCTAACACATCAAGGCGAGCATATCGAAAAAGGTGAAGAAATTGCGTATTTCTCTTTTGGATCTACGGTAGTATTATTGTTTGAAAAAAATACGTTTACCTTATCAGAAGAAATAAAAGTAGGACAAGAAGTGAAAGTTGGACAACCAATAGGGAAAATAACTGAAGACAATTAA
- a CDS encoding M3 family oligoendopeptidase, with the protein MSTYSLTWDLDRFFNGGSESTEFKAYLNELAQNLDVLNAQLDSLKVVTELPAVITTIQRVMNQVREASAFISCLQAQDVKDKKAGELRGKTTSLSAEFQAALGKFDQFLLSVDETDWNTFLNQEDQQSLRFILQERKERAAEKLSVEQESLILGLGVDGYHGWSEMYDTITGKISIPFEEDGEVKQLSIGQAANKFSNPDRNVRKTVFENWEKAWEQDGDLISQTLNHLAGFRLTTYKNRGWDEVLKEPLFINRMKQETLDTMWNVIEKYKPVFAEYLQKKASLLGLEKLSWYDLDAPLASSTSTVSYQEGAEFILENFAKFGPKMADFSRKAFEDRWIEAEDRNGKRPGGFCTSFPEKAESRIFMTYSGTASNISTLAHELGHAFHQHVMNDLEPLNQRYAMNVAETASTFAEMIVADAAVKNATSEEEKLALLEDKVQRSVALYMNIHSRFLFETSFYEERKQGMVSQSRLNELMETAQKTAYLDSLDTYHPTFWASKLHFHITGVPFYNFPYTFGYLFSLGIYAKALEEGQGFEEKYIALLRDTGRMTVEDLAEKHLGVDLTQPEFWEKALLLSVQDVHDFLEMTK; encoded by the coding sequence GTGAGTACATATTCTTTAACTTGGGATTTAGACAGGTTTTTTAATGGTGGAAGTGAATCAACAGAATTCAAGGCATACCTCAATGAATTAGCTCAAAATCTTGATGTACTAAATGCTCAGTTAGATTCCTTAAAAGTGGTTACTGAATTACCTGCTGTGATTACAACAATTCAAAGAGTCATGAATCAGGTAAGGGAGGCTAGTGCCTTTATTTCATGTTTACAGGCTCAAGATGTGAAAGATAAAAAAGCGGGAGAGCTAAGAGGAAAAACAACTAGCTTATCTGCAGAATTTCAAGCAGCTTTGGGTAAGTTTGACCAATTTCTATTATCAGTGGATGAGACAGACTGGAATACATTCTTAAATCAAGAAGATCAACAATCATTACGTTTTATTCTACAAGAACGTAAAGAGCGTGCAGCGGAAAAGTTAAGTGTAGAACAGGAGTCCTTAATTCTCGGACTTGGTGTTGATGGTTATCATGGATGGTCTGAAATGTATGACACGATTACTGGTAAAATTTCAATTCCATTTGAAGAGGATGGAGAAGTAAAGCAGTTATCAATTGGACAGGCGGCTAACAAGTTTTCAAATCCTGACCGCAATGTTAGAAAAACAGTGTTTGAAAACTGGGAGAAAGCATGGGAACAAGATGGAGATCTTATTTCTCAAACACTAAATCATCTTGCTGGATTCCGATTAACGACTTATAAAAATCGTGGTTGGGATGAAGTATTAAAAGAACCACTATTTATTAATAGAATGAAGCAAGAAACGCTAGATACAATGTGGAATGTTATTGAAAAGTACAAGCCAGTATTTGCAGAATACTTGCAAAAAAAGGCTTCCTTACTTGGATTAGAGAAGCTTAGTTGGTATGATCTGGATGCACCTCTTGCATCCTCTACAAGCACCGTTTCATACCAAGAGGGAGCAGAATTCATTTTAGAGAACTTCGCAAAATTCGGACCTAAAATGGCTGATTTTTCACGTAAGGCTTTTGAAGATCGTTGGATTGAAGCAGAGGATCGAAATGGAAAGAGACCAGGTGGTTTCTGCACAAGCTTCCCTGAAAAAGCAGAATCTCGAATCTTTATGACATACTCAGGTACAGCTTCTAATATTTCAACATTAGCTCATGAGCTCGGTCATGCTTTCCACCAGCACGTAATGAATGATTTAGAGCCATTAAACCAACGCTATGCTATGAACGTGGCAGAAACAGCTTCGACTTTTGCTGAAATGATTGTAGCAGATGCTGCAGTTAAGAATGCTACATCAGAGGAAGAGAAGTTAGCCTTATTAGAAGATAAAGTGCAACGTAGTGTAGCTCTATATATGAATATCCATTCAAGGTTTTTATTTGAAACATCTTTCTACGAAGAAAGAAAGCAAGGAATGGTTAGTCAGTCAAGACTGAATGAACTAATGGAAACTGCTCAAAAAACAGCTTATTTAGATTCACTAGATACGTATCACCCAACATTCTGGGCATCTAAGCTTCATTTCCATATAACAGGAGTACCTTTTTATAACTTCCCATATACATTCGGTTACTTATTCTCATTAGGGATTTATGCAAAAGCTCTAGAAGAAGGACAAGGTTTTGAAGAGAAGTATATTGCCCTACTAAGAGATACAGGCCGTATGACTGTAGAGGATTTAGCAGAAAAGCATTTAGGCGTTGATCTAACACAGCCCGAATTCTGGGAAAAAGCATTACTTCTGTCTGTACAGGATGTACATGATTTCTTAGAAATGACAAAGTAA